AATTACCTCTGCCAGCATTTGCTCCTGACTGTAGAGCATTCATCATCGCAGCTGCAACCTCCGGAGGTTTAGGCCACGAGGTAGCCGCATGATCTAGATATACGAAGTCTTCCATAACCCCGCTCCTCGTCTAACACTCTTTTTCGTTAAAATGAAACGACGATATCATCCTTTATTGATGACAACCGTTTCTCGCAAAAATATAAGGATAATGTATAGCGTGTAACTTATACATTCTTATATTCCAAAAAAACATACCCTTGCTTATCCGATTAAGGATATCTCAGGATATGTTCTTGGCATAGATACCCATTTAGTTACCCAATAATTCCAACAATCTTTCTAAGTCCTGAGCACTGTAGTAATTCAGTTCGATCTTCCCTTTTTCCTTACCTTGCTTTATCTTCACCGTGGTTTTGAAACGTTCACGTAATACTTCCTCTACATTATTAATATAGGGATCACGTTTAACAACTTTAACCTTAACTCCGTTTGTGGGTTTTCGGTCCAGGTTCTTCACCGTTTCTTCTAGCTCTCTTACACTCCACTGTTGTTCCACACATTGTTCAGCCAGTTGTTTAATCACTTCCGGATCCTTCAAAGCAACAATTGCCCGCGCATGCCCCATCGACATTGTTCCACGTGAAACATGTTCTTTTACTTCTTCAGGTAAAGCAAGTAATCTTAGGAAATTGGCAATATGCGATCTGGACTTTCCCACCTTAAGCGATAGTTCTTCCTGTGTAAGCGAAAATTGATCCATCAGACCTTGATAAGCCACTGCGATTTCCATCGCATTTAAGTTTTCCCGTTGCAAGTTCTCAATTAAGGCAATCTCCATGACCTGTTGATCACTGAGATTTCTAACGACTGCTGGAATTGTAGCTTTGCCACAATATTGCGAAGCTCGGAATCTACGCTCGCCGGCAATGATCTCATATCCCTTCAATACGCTACGTACAATGATCGGTTGAATCACACCGTGTTGTCTGATAGATTCAGCCAGTTCTTGGATCGCCTCTTCATTAAAATCTTTGCGTGGTTGATATGGATTAGCACGTAGTTGACCTAAAGGGATCTCAACTACCTTATCATCTTCGTTAATAGATAAAGATGGAATCAGCGCATCCAGACCCTTTCCTAAACGTTTACTCATAAGAAATCACTTCCTTTGCCAACTCTAAATACACTTCTGCTCCTTTAGAGCGAGGATCATAAGTAATAATGGATTGCCCATGTGACGGCGCTTCACTTAACCGGACATTCCGAGGAATAATGGTTCTATACACTTTTTCTTGGAAATACTTCTTAACCTCTTCAATCACTTGAATTCCCAGGTTGGTCCGGGCATCAAGCATAGTTAATAGTACTCCCTCTATCTTCAGATGCGGGTTGAGATTTTTTTGCACTAGACGAACGGTGTTTAAAAGTTGACTCAAACCCTCAAGCGCATAATACTCACACTGGATCGGGATGATTACAGAATCAGCTGCTGTAAGGGAATTGATTGTCAAAATCCCAAGTGAAGGAGGACAATCAATGATAATATAATCATAATTGTTTTTAACCGCATTCAGCGCCTTCTTTAGCTTTAGTTCTCTGGAAATCGTCGATACCAATTCGATCTCCGCACCTGCCAATTGAATCGTCGCCGGAATGATATGCAGTCCTTCATTTTGAGTTTCCAGTATTGTTTCTAGAGGATTTACCTCATTTATAAGAATGTCATATATACAATTCGCCACGTCCGCCTTGTTGATGCCAACGCCGCTAGTAGTGTTACCTTGAGGATCGATATCAACTAGAAGCACTCTTTTTCCTAATGTAGCCATACCGGCACCTAGGTTCACGGAGGTTGTTGTTTTACCGACACCGCCTTTTTGATTTGCTATGGCAATAATCTTGGACACTTATTTCACCTCGAATAGTTAGGAAGAATCTTCTCGTAGATCGCAAGTACAAATATTCCTGACGCTTTTTTTATTATAGCGTCACACTTTGTGAAAAATACAGACGACTATTATACTGGAACTTTCAATTATAGGTCTGGCCAACTCATCCCGGTTCTAGTCACACAAAAGGCGGCCAATCACCTCAAGGCCGCCTTCAGCTTTTGAAACAATTTATCTTTTGGGGATTTGGATTACAATCTCGTAATGGTCACCGCGGTCATTTTCTGACGTTTTGATTTCCATACCTGAGCCTGACACCATATCAATAGATTGACGAATTGTATTAAGAGCTAGACGAACATCCTTGGTATAGGAGACCCGTTTGGATTTTTTAGTTTGTGAGACTTGTTTGTAGAAAGCAATGCGAGCTTCCGTCTGTTTAACATTCAGTCCTTTTGCAATGATCTCTGCCAAGACCTTCAGTTGCATTTCCACACTATCTAGTGATAATAGTGAACGTGCATGTCTTTCGGAAATCTGACGCTCCATCAATGCCTGCTTAACCTCTTCAGGCAAGTGGAGTAAGCGAATCTTATTAGCTATGGTGGACTGACTCTTACCTAATCGTTGCGCCAAGCTCTCTTGAGTCAATTGATGAAGATCAATTAACTTTTGATATGCAACAGCTTCTTCAATGGAGGTCAATCCTTCACGCTGTAAGTTTTCTATAAGCGCTATAGATGCGGCCTGCGAATCATTGAATTCACGAACAATAGCTGGGATCGTCTCTAAACCAAGCTTTTTAACCGCGCGCCAGCGCCGTTCGCCTGCGATGATCTCATACACGGAATCGCGCATACGTACAACTATGGGTTGAATGACCCCATGAGTTTTAATCGTCTGGCACAATTCATCGATCTTGTCGTCATCGAATATAGTCCGTGGTTGGTAAGGACTGCTAATGACATCATGAACTGGTATTTGTTTAATTTCTTCTCCGCTGCTCCGCTCGTTAAATCCAAATAGCTTGGTGAAT
The window above is part of the Paenibacillus sp. FSL K6-0276 genome. Proteins encoded here:
- a CDS encoding ParB/RepB/Spo0J family partition protein: MSKRLGKGLDALIPSLSINEDDKVVEIPLGQLRANPYQPRKDFNEEAIQELAESIRQHGVIQPIIVRSVLKGYEIIAGERRFRASQYCGKATIPAVVRNLSDQQVMEIALIENLQRENLNAMEIAVAYQGLMDQFSLTQEELSLKVGKSRSHIANFLRLLALPEEVKEHVSRGTMSMGHARAIVALKDPEVIKQLAEQCVEQQWSVRELEETVKNLDRKPTNGVKVKVVKRDPYINNVEEVLRERFKTTVKIKQGKEKGKIELNYYSAQDLERLLELLGN
- a CDS encoding AAA family ATPase, which codes for MSKIIAIANQKGGVGKTTTSVNLGAGMATLGKRVLLVDIDPQGNTTSGVGINKADVANCIYDILINEVNPLETILETQNEGLHIIPATIQLAGAEIELVSTISRELKLKKALNAVKNNYDYIIIDCPPSLGILTINSLTAADSVIIPIQCEYYALEGLSQLLNTVRLVQKNLNPHLKIEGVLLTMLDARTNLGIQVIEEVKKYFQEKVYRTIIPRNVRLSEAPSHGQSIITYDPRSKGAEVYLELAKEVISYE
- the noc gene encoding nucleoid occlusion protein, whose product is MKEQFTKLFGFNERSSGEEIKQIPVHDVISSPYQPRTIFDDDKIDELCQTIKTHGVIQPIVVRMRDSVYEIIAGERRWRAVKKLGLETIPAIVREFNDSQAASIALIENLQREGLTSIEEAVAYQKLIDLHQLTQESLAQRLGKSQSTIANKIRLLHLPEEVKQALMERQISERHARSLLSLDSVEMQLKVLAEIIAKGLNVKQTEARIAFYKQVSQTKKSKRVSYTKDVRLALNTIRQSIDMVSGSGMEIKTSENDRGDHYEIVIQIPKR